In a single window of the Prochlorococcus marinus str. AS9601 genome:
- a CDS encoding NAD(P)(+) transhydrogenase (Re/Si-specific) subunit beta — translation MNLPVIIKFVIDLLAVLLLALGIKGLSKVKSARDANRLAAFAMSLSVVGLLSYYLGTSGIAIQSWIWIIIGSIIGSLFGAILAKKVPMTSMPETVALFNGCGGMSSLLVALGVAIFPISGGQENFDFFKSLINEVSISVSIFVGAITFTGSIVAMAKLQGWLSTPGWTQSKVRHFVNIVFAVASLIAFFDLINGNTSSIWLLVIVSSLLGIGVTLPIGGADMPVVISLLNSYSGIAAAAAGFVVDSQLLIVAGAMVGAAGLILTQVMCKGMNRSLVSVLFGGSLAAQSTASSGSGEYTNITSCSVEECALTLEAANKVIIVPGYGLAVAQAQHTLREVTKKLEQNGIEVVYAIHPVAGRMPGHMNVLLAEADVPYEQLKEMDVVNPDFPATDVVLVLGANDVVNPQAKNDSSSPLYGMPVLDVQEARTVFVIKRGMSAGYSGIKNDLFDLPNTSMVFGDAKKVLNDLIGELKDLGVGEK, via the coding sequence ATGAATCTACCTGTAATCATTAAATTCGTTATTGACCTTCTAGCAGTACTTTTACTGGCTTTGGGAATAAAAGGTTTGTCAAAAGTAAAATCAGCAAGGGATGCCAATAGATTAGCTGCATTTGCAATGTCGCTATCAGTAGTAGGATTACTTTCTTACTATTTAGGCACTTCTGGAATTGCTATTCAGTCTTGGATTTGGATAATAATTGGATCAATCATAGGTAGTTTATTCGGAGCAATTCTTGCAAAAAAAGTACCTATGACCTCCATGCCTGAAACGGTGGCATTGTTCAATGGTTGTGGAGGAATGTCATCTCTTTTAGTGGCCTTAGGAGTAGCTATTTTTCCTATATCTGGTGGCCAAGAAAATTTTGATTTTTTTAAGTCACTGATTAACGAAGTTTCAATATCTGTTTCTATATTTGTTGGTGCCATAACTTTCACAGGTTCAATTGTTGCGATGGCAAAGTTACAGGGGTGGTTGTCAACTCCAGGATGGACTCAGAGTAAAGTTAGGCATTTTGTAAATATTGTTTTTGCAGTTGCTTCCTTGATAGCCTTTTTTGATTTGATAAACGGCAACACAAGTTCTATTTGGCTTTTAGTTATAGTTTCTTCTTTATTAGGCATTGGAGTTACTTTGCCAATTGGTGGAGCTGATATGCCAGTCGTTATATCTTTATTAAATAGCTATTCAGGGATTGCAGCAGCAGCGGCAGGTTTCGTTGTTGATAGTCAGCTTTTGATAGTAGCAGGCGCAATGGTTGGAGCAGCAGGTCTAATACTTACACAAGTTATGTGCAAGGGTATGAATAGATCATTGGTCTCAGTTCTTTTTGGAGGATCTTTAGCTGCACAAAGTACAGCTTCTTCTGGTTCTGGAGAATATACAAATATAACTTCTTGCAGTGTTGAAGAATGTGCATTGACTTTAGAGGCAGCCAACAAGGTAATTATTGTTCCTGGGTATGGTCTAGCGGTAGCTCAAGCTCAACATACTTTAAGGGAAGTGACTAAAAAACTAGAGCAAAATGGTATTGAAGTTGTTTACGCAATTCATCCTGTAGCAGGGAGGATGCCTGGACATATGAATGTACTTTTAGCAGAAGCAGATGTTCCTTACGAACAACTTAAAGAGATGGACGTTGTAAATCCTGATTTTCCAGCAACGGATGTTGTTTTAGTTTTAGGAGCAAATGATGTGGTTAATCCTCAAGCTAAAAATGATAGCTCTTCTCCTTTATATGGCATGCCAGTACTTGACGTGCAGGAAGCAAGAACAGTATTTGTAATTAAACGTGGTATGAGTGCAGGTTACTCTGGAATAAAAAATGATTTATTTGATCTGCCAAATACCTCTATGGTATTTGGTGATGCAAAAAAGGTACTCAATGATTTGATTGGGGAATTAAAGGATCTTGGAGTTGGGGAGAAATAA
- a CDS encoding NAD(P) transhydrogenase subunit alpha has translation MSFISLLWVLLLGSLLGLELIGKVPPTLHTPLMSGANAISGITMLAALTLIVKAEGNIPLLIIGSVSLGFALFNVVGGFFVTDRMLAMFSRKPSNKK, from the coding sequence ATGTCTTTTATAAGTCTTCTTTGGGTTCTTTTACTTGGTAGTTTATTAGGTCTCGAGTTAATTGGAAAAGTTCCTCCTACTCTTCACACACCTCTAATGAGTGGAGCAAATGCAATTTCAGGAATAACAATGCTCGCAGCCTTGACTTTAATTGTAAAAGCAGAAGGTAACATACCACTTTTAATTATTGGTTCAGTTTCTCTTGGATTTGCTCTTTTCAACGTTGTAGGTGGTTTCTTTGTAACTGATCGAATGCTCGCGATGTTTAGTCGTAAACCATCAAATAAGAAGTAA
- a CDS encoding Re/Si-specific NAD(P)(+) transhydrogenase subunit alpha, which translates to MTKILIPSETSSGERRVSATPEAVKKLNSLGCDVYIESSAGKLSGFSDLSYEESGGTIINNLDQKIWGEADLVFCVRTPSEDNLTKLKKGAVLLGLLNPYGNKELLRIINSNKISALSLELLPRISRAQSSDVLSSQANIAGYKAVLLAASELDRYFPMLMTAAGTVQPAKVVVLGGGVAGLQAVATAKRLGAIVFVSDIRPAVKEQVESLGARFIELPEVEEKPGEAGGYAKAVTPEFLSKQKATLTKYLSEADVAICTAQVLGKKAPVLIDSPMIEKMRPGAVVIDLAVSQGGNCEGTKSNETIIKDGVKLIGAGELPSSVPYDASSLYAKNLTSLITPFIKDGVIKLDKEDELISGCLLSDEGVVLQNKVFEN; encoded by the coding sequence TTGACAAAGATACTTATTCCTTCCGAAACAAGCTCTGGTGAAAGGAGAGTTTCAGCCACACCAGAAGCTGTAAAGAAATTAAATAGCCTTGGATGTGATGTTTATATTGAAAGTTCAGCAGGAAAATTATCAGGATTTAGTGACTTATCATATGAAGAATCGGGAGGAACAATAATAAACAACTTAGATCAAAAAATTTGGGGTGAAGCTGACTTAGTATTTTGTGTTCGAACTCCATCAGAGGATAATTTAACTAAGTTAAAGAAAGGTGCTGTTCTTCTTGGTCTTCTTAACCCATATGGTAATAAAGAGCTTCTAAGGATTATAAATAGTAATAAGATTTCAGCTTTATCACTAGAGTTGCTTCCGAGGATTAGTAGAGCTCAATCTTCTGATGTTCTTTCTTCACAGGCTAATATTGCTGGATATAAAGCAGTTCTTTTGGCTGCAAGTGAGTTAGATAGATATTTTCCAATGCTTATGACTGCTGCAGGGACTGTCCAACCTGCAAAAGTAGTGGTTCTTGGTGGAGGAGTTGCAGGATTGCAGGCAGTTGCGACGGCGAAAAGACTTGGAGCAATAGTATTTGTGTCTGATATTAGACCTGCTGTTAAAGAACAAGTAGAGTCCCTCGGAGCAAGATTTATAGAACTTCCTGAAGTAGAGGAAAAGCCAGGAGAGGCAGGAGGTTATGCAAAAGCTGTAACACCAGAATTCCTCTCAAAACAGAAGGCAACTTTAACTAAATATTTATCTGAAGCTGATGTTGCTATATGTACTGCGCAAGTTCTAGGTAAAAAGGCCCCTGTTTTAATAGACTCACCCATGATTGAAAAAATGAGGCCTGGAGCAGTAGTTATTGATTTAGCAGTTTCTCAGGGAGGTAACTGCGAAGGAACAAAATCTAATGAAACTATTATCAAAGATGGGGTAAAACTTATAGGAGCAGGCGAATTACCCTCTTCAGTTCCTTATGATGCAAGTTCACTTTATGCTAAGAATTTAACATCTTTGATTACACCATTTATAAAAGATGGTGTAATTAAATTAGATAAAGAGGATGAACTCATTTCTGGATGTTTATTAAGCGATGAAGGAGTTGTTCTTCAAAATAAAGTTTTTGAAAATTGA
- the trxB gene encoding thioredoxin-disulfide reductase produces MENKENNSNVENVVIIGSGPAGYTAAIYAARANLQPLLVTGFNSGGIPGGQLMTTTFVENYPGFPDGVLGPELMDLMKAQAERWGTNLYESDVVSINTDSHPFELKTLEGTIKTNSIIIATGASANRLGVINEDKFWSKGISACAICDGATPQFRDEELAVIGGGDSACEEAAYLTKYGSKVHLIVRSEKLRASAAMVDRVKANPKIEIHWNTKVNKADGFEWLEKIETIHSQEGKGEINIKGLFYAIGHTPNTKFLDNKIDLDNKGYIACKSGRPETSIEGIFAAGDVVDSEWRQGVTAAGTGCMAALATERWLAEKNLAKTIVRETPEPEKKLNSSDFNEEEVNEDTFDSNSEWQKGSYALRKLYHESKKPILVIFSSPSCGPCHVLKPQLKRVIKELDGAVLGVEIDIDKDQNIAKQAGINGTPTVQLFKEKLLKKQWQGVKQRSEFKEAIKNII; encoded by the coding sequence ATGGAGAATAAAGAGAACAATTCAAACGTAGAAAATGTTGTAATCATAGGCTCAGGACCTGCGGGTTATACCGCTGCAATATATGCCGCAAGAGCAAATCTTCAACCATTACTCGTAACAGGATTTAATTCAGGTGGAATTCCTGGTGGCCAATTAATGACTACAACATTTGTTGAAAATTATCCAGGGTTCCCAGATGGAGTACTAGGTCCTGAATTAATGGATCTTATGAAGGCTCAAGCAGAAAGATGGGGTACTAATTTATACGAAAGTGATGTTGTCTCAATAAATACTGATTCACATCCCTTTGAATTAAAAACTTTAGAAGGGACTATAAAAACTAACTCAATTATTATTGCAACTGGAGCAAGTGCAAATAGATTAGGAGTGATAAATGAAGATAAATTCTGGAGTAAAGGAATAAGTGCTTGTGCAATCTGTGATGGAGCAACTCCACAATTCAGAGATGAAGAATTAGCTGTTATAGGAGGAGGAGACTCTGCATGTGAAGAAGCAGCATACCTCACAAAGTATGGCAGCAAGGTTCATTTAATTGTCAGATCAGAAAAATTAAGGGCTAGCGCAGCAATGGTTGATAGAGTAAAAGCTAATCCAAAGATAGAAATCCATTGGAACACAAAAGTTAATAAAGCTGATGGTTTTGAATGGCTTGAGAAAATAGAAACTATTCACTCTCAGGAAGGTAAAGGAGAAATCAATATAAAAGGTCTTTTTTATGCGATAGGACACACACCAAATACGAAGTTCTTAGACAACAAAATTGATTTAGATAATAAAGGTTATATTGCTTGCAAATCAGGAAGACCAGAAACATCTATTGAAGGCATTTTTGCAGCAGGTGATGTTGTTGATTCTGAGTGGAGACAAGGAGTTACAGCTGCAGGAACTGGATGCATGGCAGCATTAGCTACCGAAAGGTGGCTAGCAGAGAAAAACTTAGCAAAAACCATAGTCAGAGAAACACCCGAACCAGAAAAAAAACTTAATTCATCAGACTTTAATGAAGAAGAAGTTAATGAAGATACTTTCGATTCAAATTCTGAATGGCAAAAAGGCAGTTATGCATTAAGGAAACTTTATCACGAGAGTAAAAAACCTATCTTGGTAATTTTTAGTTCCCCAAGTTGTGGCCCATGCCATGTATTAAAACCTCAATTAAAAAGGGTAATCAAAGAACTTGATGGTGCAGTGCTTGGGGTTGAAATAGATATTGATAAAGATCAAAATATTGCAAAACAAGCTGGTATTAACGGCACACCAACAGTTCAACTTTTTAAAGAAAAATTATTAAAAAAGCAATGGCAAGGTGTTAAACAAAGAAGTGAGTTTAAAGAAGCAATAAAAAATATTATCTAA
- the infA gene encoding translation initiation factor IF-1, translating into MIETSGVIEKEQGNGFYLVTLEQPEGHQCLCRAAGKLTKFRIKLLAGDKVLVEISPYDLSRGRITYRERNAGGSKPTTNKNNPKRNNK; encoded by the coding sequence ATGATTGAAACTTCAGGAGTAATAGAAAAAGAGCAGGGAAATGGATTTTATTTGGTTACCTTGGAACAGCCTGAAGGACATCAATGTTTATGTAGAGCTGCTGGTAAATTGACTAAATTTAGAATTAAATTATTAGCTGGAGACAAAGTGTTAGTTGAGATAAGTCCTTATGATCTTTCTAGAGGAAGGATAACTTATAGAGAAAGAAATGCAGGGGGTTCTAAACCCACAACTAATAAAAATAACCCCAAGAGGAATAATAAGTAA
- a CDS encoding NAD(P)H-binding protein, with protein sequence MKILLVGATGTLGRQIAKQAIEEGHEVRCFVRNPRKASFLQEWGCELTKGNLLNSSDIEYALQDIEVVIDAATSRPDDPKSIYEIDWDGKLNLFNACESLNVKRVIFLSILLTEKFRNVPLMDIKFCTEKLLEKSDLDYTIFKCAAFMQGVIGQFAIPILDSQAVWMSGTPTKIAYMNTQDMAKVVVAAVNNPKTHRTSLPLVGPKAWDSNEVISLCEKFSEKKAKIFRVSPFLISVTQKVVSFFQDSLNVAERLAFAEVTSSGESLDADMSKTYEILELKKEDMTSLESYIKEYYQQILKRLREMEADLNIEEKKRLPF encoded by the coding sequence ATGAAGATTCTTTTAGTAGGAGCAACAGGGACACTTGGTAGACAAATAGCAAAGCAAGCTATAGAAGAGGGACATGAAGTAAGATGCTTTGTAAGAAATCCAAGAAAAGCTTCCTTTCTACAAGAATGGGGTTGTGAGCTAACAAAAGGTAATTTATTAAATTCTTCTGATATCGAATATGCATTGCAAGATATTGAAGTAGTTATTGATGCAGCGACTAGTAGGCCAGATGATCCTAAAAGTATTTATGAAATTGATTGGGATGGAAAACTTAACTTATTCAATGCTTGCGAATCTTTAAACGTAAAAAGGGTAATATTCCTTTCTATCCTCCTAACAGAAAAGTTTAGAAATGTTCCTTTAATGGACATTAAATTTTGCACTGAAAAACTTCTTGAAAAATCTGATTTAGACTATACAATCTTCAAATGTGCAGCTTTTATGCAAGGAGTTATTGGTCAATTCGCAATCCCAATCTTGGATAGTCAAGCAGTGTGGATGAGTGGAACTCCAACTAAAATTGCTTATATGAATACGCAAGATATGGCGAAAGTTGTTGTAGCAGCAGTAAATAATCCAAAAACTCACAGAACATCATTGCCACTAGTAGGTCCCAAAGCATGGGATTCAAATGAAGTTATATCTTTATGTGAAAAATTTAGTGAAAAAAAAGCGAAAATTTTTAGAGTTTCCCCTTTCCTTATTAGTGTCACTCAAAAAGTAGTTTCCTTTTTTCAAGATTCTCTTAATGTTGCTGAGCGATTGGCTTTTGCTGAAGTAACTAGTAGTGGTGAATCATTAGATGCTGACATGAGCAAAACTTACGAAATATTAGAACTTAAAAAAGAAGATATGACATCACTAGAGAGTTATATAAAGGAGTACTACCAACAAATTCTTAAGAGATTAAGAGAAATGGAAGCAGATCTAAATATTGAAGAAAAAAAGAGATTACCTTTTTAA
- the petM gene encoding cytochrome b6-f complex subunit PetM: MAKEIFSIAAVFWILIPIGLVGGALLLKFQGD; this comes from the coding sequence ATGGCTAAAGAAATTTTTAGTATTGCAGCAGTTTTTTGGATACTGATACCAATAGGATTAGTAGGTGGTGCTTTGTTATTAAAGTTTCAGGGAGACTGA
- a CDS encoding alpha/beta fold hydrolase: MDNNFKKNINIPNYWNWKGFKICWSVTGEENEIPIIFLHGFGASRKHWRNNLEYFAKKNFASYSLDLIGFGDSDQPGIRQIGKLNNEIWGDQVKDFIAQVIRPKNSGKVILIGNSLGSLVALTCAVSLEDQIATVIASPLPDQIQEYKQSITKKSSFKKFQDRFITIFFLFFPLEIILFLITKLGVIKLGLNSAYFKKDNIDRELIDLVTKPVLRRTSARSLRAMCIGMSSRDEKFKASYLLRKLSASKKVPFLLIWGEKDNFIPLFVGKKIANFHRWVKLKIISNSGHCIHDEDPSVFNRVSYEWIRDLKTF, translated from the coding sequence ATGGATAATAATTTTAAAAAAAATATAAACATTCCTAATTACTGGAATTGGAAAGGTTTTAAAATTTGTTGGAGTGTTACAGGCGAAGAAAATGAGATTCCAATTATCTTTCTCCATGGATTTGGAGCAAGTCGAAAACATTGGAGAAACAATTTAGAGTATTTTGCGAAAAAGAATTTTGCCTCTTATTCTTTGGATTTAATAGGATTTGGGGATTCAGATCAACCCGGGATTAGACAAATCGGAAAATTAAATAATGAGATTTGGGGTGATCAAGTGAAAGACTTTATTGCACAGGTAATAAGACCAAAGAATTCTGGGAAAGTAATTCTTATTGGCAATTCCCTTGGATCACTAGTTGCTTTAACATGTGCTGTTTCATTAGAGGATCAGATTGCAACAGTTATTGCATCGCCTTTGCCAGATCAAATTCAAGAATATAAACAGTCCATAACAAAAAAATCATCATTTAAGAAATTTCAAGATAGATTCATAACGATATTTTTTTTGTTTTTCCCTTTGGAGATTATTTTATTTTTAATAACTAAATTAGGGGTTATTAAACTGGGACTAAATTCTGCCTATTTTAAAAAAGATAATATTGATCGCGAACTAATAGATTTGGTAACAAAACCAGTTTTAAGGAGAACTTCAGCTAGATCATTAAGAGCAATGTGTATTGGAATGTCTTCTAGAGATGAAAAATTTAAAGCTTCTTACCTTTTGAGAAAACTTAGCGCCTCAAAAAAAGTTCCTTTTTTATTAATTTGGGGTGAAAAAGATAATTTCATACCTTTGTTTGTTGGTAAAAAGATTGCAAATTTCCATAGATGGGTAAAATTAAAAATAATATCCAATTCAGGGCATTGTATCCATGATGAAGACCCTTCAGTATTCAATAGAGTTTCTTATGAATGGATTAGAGATTTAAAAACCTTTTAA
- the ilvN gene encoding acetolactate synthase small subunit encodes MKHTLSVLVEDESGALSRISGLFARRGFNIDSLAVGPAESKGISRLTMVVEGDDETLQQMTKQLNKLFNVLGVVDFTNLAAVERELMLLKVSSKEDTRSNILDIVQIFRAKVVDVSDMALTLEVVGDPGKLVALEKLLEPYGILEIARTGKVALKRSSGVNTEMLKINKYSLEI; translated from the coding sequence ATGAAACATACATTATCAGTTCTTGTAGAAGATGAATCTGGAGCCTTGAGTAGAATCTCAGGTCTCTTCGCTAGAAGAGGATTCAACATAGATAGCCTTGCAGTAGGACCTGCAGAATCTAAAGGTATTTCAAGGTTAACAATGGTAGTAGAGGGAGATGATGAAACTCTTCAACAAATGACTAAGCAACTTAATAAGTTATTTAATGTTCTGGGAGTCGTAGATTTTACTAATCTCGCAGCTGTTGAAAGGGAATTGATGTTACTAAAAGTTTCATCGAAAGAAGATACTAGGAGTAATATCCTTGATATAGTACAGATCTTCCGTGCAAAAGTTGTTGATGTATCAGATATGGCCTTAACTCTCGAGGTAGTTGGAGATCCTGGGAAGTTAGTTGCTCTAGAGAAATTACTCGAGCCATACGGCATCCTTGAAATAGCGAGGACTGGTAAGGTAGCTCTTAAACGCTCTTCAGGAGTTAATACAGAAATGTTGAAAATAAATAAATATTCTCTAGAAATTTAA
- a CDS encoding peptidylprolyl isomerase: MVQACSYKSKIDPNYYCQKLKFSCIQSNKVVSFKTSKGDFAVKLFGKDNPVTVSNFLENIENNIYVNQKFYKIINYPQIRFIHGGVNPENKFYTERQQNLNKKSPTIPLEIKFKEEVKPRYNYQIKNPIETVNLVNTFESGSIAMVKSGKDKSSSTEFFFVTTKIPELDGRYSIFGKIIKGLDVLEKINKEDYIKAVQISN; the protein is encoded by the coding sequence TTGGTTCAAGCATGTAGTTATAAAAGTAAGATTGATCCAAATTATTACTGCCAAAAACTTAAATTTAGTTGTATTCAGAGCAATAAAGTAGTTAGTTTTAAAACTTCAAAAGGTGATTTTGCGGTAAAATTATTTGGTAAAGATAACCCAGTAACAGTATCAAATTTTCTGGAAAACATAGAAAATAATATTTATGTAAATCAAAAATTTTATAAAATAATAAACTACCCCCAAATAAGATTTATACATGGCGGCGTTAATCCGGAAAATAAATTTTATACAGAACGACAACAAAACCTGAATAAGAAAAGTCCAACAATACCTTTAGAAATAAAATTCAAAGAAGAAGTAAAACCGAGATACAACTATCAAATAAAAAATCCTATTGAAACAGTAAATTTAGTTAATACTTTTGAGAGTGGATCAATCGCTATGGTTAAAAGTGGAAAGGATAAGTCTTCATCTACTGAATTTTTTTTTGTAACGACTAAGATCCCAGAACTAGATGGAAGATATTCGATTTTTGGAAAGATTATTAAAGGATTAGACGTACTCGAAAAAATAAATAAAGAAGACTACATTAAGGCAGTCCAGATTTCTAATTAA
- a CDS encoding photosystem I assembly protein Ycf4 — protein sequence MNSDLTSFDKIEQKIGGSRKISNYIIGGMLTIGGIGFLLASISSYTGRDLLPLGNPSTLLFIPQGIIMGAYGVIANLLNFYLWYLVYINFGSGSNYFDKSSKSVEIKRKGLFKDVEVKLNFDEIKSVKLDISEGFNPRRRIALVLKGRKKPLPLSGAGELKPLLQVEEEGARLAKFLDVNLEGLK from the coding sequence ATGAATTCAGACCTCACGTCATTCGATAAAATCGAACAAAAAATTGGTGGATCAAGAAAAATTTCAAATTATATTATTGGAGGGATGTTGACTATAGGAGGTATTGGTTTTCTTTTGGCCTCTATATCTAGCTACACAGGAAGGGATTTATTACCTTTAGGAAATCCTTCAACTTTGTTGTTTATACCTCAAGGAATAATAATGGGAGCATACGGAGTAATAGCTAATTTATTAAATTTTTACTTGTGGTATTTGGTTTACATAAACTTTGGTTCAGGAAGTAATTATTTTGATAAATCATCAAAATCTGTAGAAATAAAAAGAAAGGGATTATTTAAAGATGTTGAAGTTAAATTAAATTTTGATGAAATTAAATCTGTAAAGTTGGATATAAGTGAGGGATTTAATCCTAGAAGAAGAATTGCTCTAGTATTAAAAGGTAGAAAAAAACCTCTCCCTCTAAGCGGTGCGGGTGAACTAAAACCATTGCTTCAGGTTGAAGAAGAAGGAGCTCGTCTAGCTAAATTTTTAGATGTTAATTTGGAGGGCCTAAAATAA
- the psbD gene encoding photosystem II D2 protein (photosystem q(a) protein): MTIAVGSAPQRGWFDVLDDWLKRDRFVFIGWSGLLLLPCAYLAIGGWFVGTTFVTSWYTHGVASSYLEGCNFLTAAVSTPGDAMGHSLLFLWGPEAQGSFVRWLQLGGLWNFVALHGVFGLIGFMLRQFEIAGLVGIRPYNALAFSAVIAVFTSIFLIYPLGQHSWFFAPSFGVAAIFRYILFIQGFHNITLNPFHMMGVAGILGGALLCAIHGATVQNTLYEDTSIYTDGKVQSSTFRAFDPTQEEETYSMITANRFWSQIFGIAFSNKRFLHFLMLFVPVMGMWTSSIGIVGLALNLRAYDFVSQEIRAAEDPEFETFYTKNILLNEGMRAWMSSVDQPHENFVFPEEVLPRGNAL; this comes from the coding sequence ATGACGATCGCAGTTGGTAGCGCCCCACAAAGAGGATGGTTTGATGTCCTTGATGATTGGTTGAAGCGCGACCGCTTTGTATTTATTGGTTGGTCCGGACTACTCCTACTTCCTTGTGCATATCTTGCTATAGGTGGTTGGTTCGTCGGAACAACATTTGTTACCTCTTGGTACACACATGGAGTTGCAAGCTCATACCTTGAAGGTTGTAACTTTTTAACAGCAGCTGTAAGTACCCCTGGTGATGCCATGGGACACAGTCTTCTATTTTTATGGGGTCCTGAAGCCCAAGGTAGTTTCGTAAGATGGCTACAGCTTGGTGGTCTTTGGAACTTCGTTGCATTACATGGAGTATTTGGCCTTATTGGTTTTATGCTTCGTCAGTTTGAAATTGCTGGCCTTGTTGGAATTAGACCTTACAACGCTTTAGCATTCTCAGCAGTAATTGCAGTATTTACAAGTATTTTCCTTATTTATCCTTTAGGACAGCATAGTTGGTTCTTCGCACCTTCATTCGGTGTTGCAGCAATCTTCCGTTACATTCTGTTCATTCAAGGTTTTCATAATATTACTTTAAATCCATTTCACATGATGGGTGTTGCTGGAATTCTTGGTGGTGCTCTACTTTGCGCTATTCATGGAGCTACAGTACAAAACACTTTGTATGAAGATACAAGTATTTATACAGATGGTAAGGTTCAAAGTTCAACATTTAGAGCTTTTGACCCAACTCAAGAAGAAGAAACTTATTCAATGATTACAGCGAATAGATTCTGGAGTCAAATCTTCGGTATTGCTTTCTCAAACAAGCGTTTCTTACATTTCTTGATGCTATTTGTACCTGTAATGGGTATGTGGACATCTTCAATTGGTATCGTCGGCTTAGCACTAAACTTAAGAGCTTATGATTTCGTAAGCCAAGAAATTCGTGCAGCAGAAGATCCAGAATTTGAAACTTTCTATACAAAAAATATACTTTTGAACGAAGGTATGCGAGCATGGATGTCTTCTGTGGATCAACCACACGAAAACTTTGTATTCCCTGAGGAGGTTCTTCCACGTGGAAACGCCCTTTAA